In Vigna unguiculata cultivar IT97K-499-35 chromosome 3, ASM411807v1, whole genome shotgun sequence, a single genomic region encodes these proteins:
- the LOC114174946 gene encoding bidirectional sugar transporter SWEET5, with protein sequence MVNSEVVRTAVGIIGNVISFCLFMSPVPTFISIFKSKSVQNFRPDPYIATILNCGVWAFYGLPFVTPDNTLVITINGFGFFLEIFYTLVFFIYSTWSKRRKIMLIFLAEIIFLALLVFLVMTFVHTPNKRKIIVGPVCIVFNILMYFAPLTVMRQVIRTKSVKYMPFLLSFANFANGIVWTTYALIKWDPFIVIPNGLGTLSGLTQLIMYVVYYRTTNWDEDDEPTNVI encoded by the exons ATGGTTAACTCCGAAGTAGTAAGAACTGCAGTTGGAATAATTG GAAATgtcatttctttttgtttattcatGTCACCAGT ACCTACATTTATTTCGATATTTAAGTCAAAATCAGTACAAAATTTCAGGCCAGATCCATACATTGCAACAATATTGAACTGTGGGGTGTGGGCATTCTATGGACTTCCCTTCGTAACCCCAGATAACACCCTTGTCATCACAATTAATGGATTTGGCTTCTTCCTTGAAATCTTCTACACTCTCgtcttctttatttattcaaCCTGGAGCAAGAGG AGGAAGATCATGCTCATCTTCCTTGCTGAAATCATCTTCCTTGCCTTGCTGGTGTTTTTGGTGATGACCTTTGTTCACACCCCCAACAAAAGAAAGATCATTGTTGGACCCGTCTGCATAGTCTTCAACATCCTTATGTATTTCGCACCCTTGACTGTAATG AGACAAGTCATTCGAACCAAGAGCGTGAAGTACATGCCTTTCTTACTTTCATTCGCCAACTTCGCCAATGGAATTGTGTGGACAACCTATGCCTTGATTAAGTGGGATCCATTCATTGTG ATTCCAAATGGTTTGGGAACACTTTCTGGGTTGACACAGCTCATCATGTACGTTGTTTACTATCGAACAACCAACTGGGATGAAGATGACGAACCCACTAACGTCATATGA
- the LOC114178701 gene encoding U-box domain-containing protein 19-like: MTPRDRRVLSFPAVHPCGDISPPTLLASLITLSQSLCNFQPQSFPTQRRNARETIRQIGILLLLLQEIRDRALSIPHSTVLCLVELHFALQKINFLMQDCTLQGARLLMLYKSQHVASQFRDLIRAVATFLDVLPLQEFDMCAEVRELAELVTRQARKAKFEVDPSDARACKTLHNVLRLFARGTEPDLSSMQGITDFLQIRTWTDCNKAITFLEEEISLECRNRDEREVPLLSSLVGFLSYCRGVIFETTEDINQSQGRCSTEMTPLTLTLLTSVNPEDFRCPISLELMTDPVTVSTGQTYDRPSIQKWLKAGNTKCPKTGEKLTNKELVPNTTLKRLIQQFCADNGISLNNPSNRNRNIVAGSPAAAHAVQFLAWFLTRRLAFGTHEQQQKAAYEIRVLARTSIFNRSCLIEVGTVAPLLELLASSSNDKSTQENAISALLKLSKHPNGPKNIITSGGLNVILSVLKNGLSLEIRQVAAAIMFYLSSVKEYRKIIGENPEVIPALVELVKVGTTCGRKNAVVAIFGLLLLPRNHQRVVAAGAVPALLDILASSDKEELVTESLAVLAALAENVDGARAILEGSTLALMTGMLRSMTSRAGKEHSASILLSLCVNIGAEVVAVLAKDPSVMPSLYSLVTGGSSQGAKKARFLIKVIQDFHETRTSGLKGSSPPQERSLHVW, translated from the coding sequence ATGACTCCAAGGGATCGCCGCGTCTTATCATTCCCGGCGGTTCATCCTTGCGGCGACATATCTCCGCCCACACTTCTCGCCTCTCTCATCACTCTATCTCAATCCCTATGCAACTTTCAACCCCAATCATTCCCTACCCAACGTCGCAACGCACGAGAAACGATACGTCAAATCGGCATACTCTTACTTCTCCTTCAAGAAATTCGAGACCGGGCTTTATCAATCCCTCACTCCACCGTCCTCTGCCTCGTGGAACTCCACTTCGCCTTGCAAAAAATCAACTTCTTGATGCAGGATTGCACACTCCAAGGAGCGCGCCTTTTAATGCTTTACAAATCGCAACACGTCGCATCCCAGTTCCGCGACCTCATTCGCGCCGTCGCCACCTTCCTCGACGTTTTGCCTCTTCAGGAGTTCGACATGTGCGCCGAAGTCAGGGAATTGGCGGAGTTAGTAACGAGGCAAGCGCGGAAAGCCAAGTTCGAAGTGGACCCCAGCGACGCGCGAGCGTGCAAAACCCTCCACAATGTTCTGCGGCTGTTCGCGAGGGGAACCGAACCTGACCTCAGCTCCATGCAGGGAATCACCGACTTTCTCCAAATTAGAACATGGACGGATTGCAATAAAGCGATTACTTTCCTAGAAGAGGAAATCAGCTTAGAGTGTCGCAATCGTGACGAGCGAGAGGTTCCGTTGCTCAGTAGCTTGGTAGGGTTCTTGAGTTACTGCAGAGGTGTCATTTTCGAAACTACGGAAGACATTAATCAATCCCAAGGCAGATGCAGCACCGAGATGACTCCGTTAACGTTAACATTACTAACGTCCGTTAATCCTGAAGATTTCCGCTGCCCGATTTCCCTCGAGTTGATGACGGATCCCGTGACGGTGTCAACGGGTCAAACCTACGACCGACCCTCCATTCAGAAATGGCTCAAAGCTGGAAACACCAAGTGTCCCAAAACAGGGGAGAAGCTAACCAACAAAGAGTTGGTTCCCAACACAACTCTCAAGAGGCTCATCCAACAGTTCTGCGCCGACAACGGCATTTCACTCAACAACCCATCTAACCGTAACCGCAACATCGTCGCAGGTAGTCCCGCGGCGGCGCACGCCGTGCAATTCCTGGCGTGGTTCCTGACTCGGAGGCTGGCGTTCGGAACGCATGAGCAGCAGCAGAAGGCGGCTTACGAGATTCGCGTGCTTGCTAGAACCAGCATTTTCAATAGGTCTTGTTTGATTGAAGTGGGAACAGTGGCTCCTCTACTAGAACTTTTAGCATCTTCGTCTAACGATAAATCCACTCAAGAGAACGCAATCTCCGCTCTACTGAAGCTCTCTAAACATCCGAATGGACCAAAAAATATCATAACCAGTGGGGGCCTAAACGTAATTCTCTCCGTGCTGAAGAACGGACTTAGCCTCGAAATTCGTCAAGTAGCTGCTGCTATCATGTTTTATCTTTCTTCGGTGAAAGAATACCGGAAAATAATAGGCGAGAACCCCGAGGTGATTCCGGCTTTAGTGGAGTTAGTTAAGGTAGGAACAACCTGCGGGAGAAAGAACGCCGTGGTTGCCATTTTCGGGTTGCTTTTGCTTCCTAGGAATCACCAAAGGGTGGTCGCCGCTGGAGCAGTTCCTGCGTTGCTTGACATTTTGGCTTCTTCAGACAAGGAGGAGCTTGTGACTGAATCATTGGCGGTTCTTGCAGCGCTGGCTGAGAATGTCGACGGGGCGCGTGCGATATTAGAAGGTTCGACGTTGGCGTTAATGACGGGAATGCTGCGTTCTATGACGTCACGCGCGGGGAAAGAGCACTCTGCTTCGATCTTGTTGTCGCTTTGCGTGAATATTGGGGCGGAGGTGGTGGCGGTTCTGGCGAAGGACCCTTCGGTGATGCCATCGCTTTATTCGCTTGTGACGGGTGGGAGTAGCCAGGGCGCAAAGAAAGCGCGGTTCCTGATTAAAGTTATACAGGACTTCCACGAGACTAGAACTTCTGGACTCAAGGGTTCCTCTCCTCCTCAGGAACGATCGCTTCACGTTTGGTGA
- the LOC114179110 gene encoding aldehyde dehydrogenase family 2 member B4, mitochondrial-like, which translates to MIHKSKKVEDKTKKHKKSLTMAARRLSSWLLSRSLSSYSHSSGAASWLHSLGRNSGGWRNINRFSTAAAVEDLITPQVPIRYTQHLINGKFVDAASGKTFPAYDPRTGEVIANVAEGDVEDINRAVSAARKAFDEGPWPKMSAYERSRILLRFADLVEKHSDELAALETWNNGKPYEQAKTELPLFVRLFHYYAGWADKIHGLTVPADGDYHVQTLHEPVGVAGQIIPWNFPLVMFAWKVGPALACGNTIVLKTAEQTPLTALFAAKLFHEAGLPEGVLNIVSGYGPTAGAALASHMDVDKLAFTGSTDTGKIVLELAARSNLKPVTLELGGKSPFIVFDDADVDKAVELAHFALFFNQGQCCCAGSRTFVHERVYDEFLEKSKKRALRRVVGDPFKKGVEQGPQIDGEQFEKVLRYIKSGIESNATLECGGDRLGSKGFFIQPTVFSNVQDDMLIAQDEIFGPVQSILKFKDTDEVIARANRTRYGLAAGVFTKNVETAHTMMRALKAGTVWINCFDVFDAAIPFGGYKMSGIGREKGIYSLHNYLQVKAVVTPLNNPAWI; encoded by the exons ATGATCCATAAGAGCAAGAAGGTGGAGGACAAGACGAAGAAGCATAAAAAATCTTTGACTATGGCTGCTCGTAGACTTTCCTCCTGGTTACTCTCTCGCTCTCTCTCTTCTTATTCCCATTCTTCTGGAGCTGCTTCTTGGCTTCACTCACTAG GAAGAAATTCTGGAGGGTGGAGAAACATTAACAGATTTAGCACCGCTGCAGCAGTTGAGGACCTAATCACTCCACAAGTTCCAATACGTTATACACAGCACCTGATAAATGGGAAATTTGTGGATGCAGCATCAG GGAAAACATTTCCAGCTTATGACCCGCGCACGGGAGAAGTGATTGCTAATGTTGCTGAAGGGGATGTTGAAGACATCAACCGTGCAGTATCAGCAGCTCGCAAGGCCTTTGATGAAGGGCCTTGGCCTAAAATGAGTGCATAT GAAAGAAGTCGAATATTGCTTCGTTTTGCTGATTTGGTTGAGAAACACAGCGATGAGCTTGCTGCTCTGGAGACATGGAACAATGGGAAACCTTATGAACAGGCCAAGACAGAACTTCCATTGTTTGTGCGTTTATTTCACTATTATGCTG GTTGGGCGGATAAAATTCACGGGTTGACCGTCCCAGCTGATGGAGATTATCATGTTCAGACATTGCATGAACCAGTTGGTGTAGCAGGACAAATTATACCTTGGAACTTTCCTTTAGTTATGTTTGCTTGGAAAGTTGGACCAGCTCTAGCATGTGGTAATACCATTGTCCTGAAGACTGCTGAGCAAACACCACTAACAGCTCTCTTTGCTGCAAAACTATTTCATGAG GCTGGTCTTCCGGAAGGTGTTCTGAATATAGTTTCTGGGTATGGTCCAACTGCTGGTGCAGCTCTTGCAAGTCATATGGACGTGGACAAG CTAGCATTTACTGGCTCGACAGATACTGGAAAAATTGTACTTGAATTGGCTGCAAGAAGTAATCTTAAGCCAGTGACATTGGAGCTTGGAGGGAAATCACCTTTCATAGTGTTCGACGATGCTGATGTTGACAAGGCTGTTGAACTTGCACACTTTGCTCTGTTCTTTAATCAG GGGCAATGTTGCTGTGCCGGGTCTCGTACTTTTGTACATGAACGTGTCTATGACGAGTTCTTGGAGAAATCAAAGAAACGGGCTTTGAGACGTGTTGTTGGAGATCCATTCAAGAAAGGTGTTGAACAAGGTCCTCAG ATTGATGGAGAACAATTTGAGAAAGTCCTTAGGTACATAAAGTCTGGGATTGAAAGCAATGCTACCCTTGAATGTGGGGGAGATAGATTGGGTTCAAAAGGATTCTTTATCCAGCCAACTGTCTTCTCAAATGTGCAG GATGACATGTTGATAGCACAAGACGAAATCTTTGGCCCAGTTCAGTCCATCTTGAAATTCAA GGACACTGATGAAGTAATTGCACGGGCAAATAGAACACGTTATGGTCTGGCGGCAGGCGTGTTTACTAAGAACGTGGAGACGGCGCACACAATGATGCGGGCACTGAAAGCTGGAACTGTGTGGATTAATTGCTTTGATGTTTTTGATGCTGCGATTCCTTTTGGTGGTTACAAGATGAGTGGTATTGGCAGGGAGAAAGGAATCTATAGTCTTCACAACTACCTTCAGGTGAAAGCTGTTGTCACACCATTGAACAATCCTGCTTGGATATAG
- the LOC114179506 gene encoding spermidine synthase 2-like, translated as MEKIIFQGKSEFQELLVFESSRHGKVAILDGYIQLTENDEFAYQEMLTHLALCSVPNPKKVLVVGGGDGGILREISRHSSVEHIDICEIDKMVIDVYKKFFPDIAVGYEDPRVHVHIRDGIAFMNCVPEGTYDVIILDAFQPMGPIAEVLADSCFLDSVAKALGPGGVLSAPAESLWHKNFVVAESIAKCKNIFKGSVNYAWTTVPTYASGVIGFMLCSTEGPPVNFRHPINPLNPEKNGVAKGPPKFYNSEIHSAAFCLPSFVDVDPKRY; from the exons atggaaaaaatcATATTCCAAGGGAAATCAGAATTCCAAGAGCTTCTCGTATTTGAG TCATCGAGGCATGGCAAGGTTGCAATTCTGGATGGGTATATCCAGCTGACAGAGAATGATGAATTTGCTTACCAAGAGATGCTCACTCACCTTGCACTCTGTTCCGTTCCAAATCCAAAGAAG GTACTGGTAGTTGGAGGGGGAGATGGTGGGATTCTTAGGGAAATATCGCGTCATTCATCTGTTGAACATATTGATATATGTGAAATAGACAAAATGGTGATTGAT GTTTATAAGAAGTTTTTCCCAGATATAGCTGTTGGTTACGAGGATCCCCGAGTGCATGTTCACATCAGAGATG GAATTGCGTTCATGAATTGTGTTCCTGAGGGCACGTACGACGTCATTATATTGGACGCGTTTCAACCAATGG GACCTATTGCGGAAGTTCTTGCTGATAGCTGCTTCTTAGATTCAGTAGCAAAGGCTCTTGGACCTGGTGGGGTGTTGTCTGCTCCAGCAGAGAGTTTGTGGCATAAGAACTTTGTGGTTGCAGAAAGCATAGCAAAATGCAAGAATATATTCAAAGGCTCAGTGAACTACGCTTGGACCACAGTTCCTACATATGCAAG TGGGGTGATCGGATTCATGCTTTGCTCCACAGAGGGTCCCCCAGTGAACTTCAGACACCCGATAAATCCACTGAATCCGGAGAAAAATGGGGTCGCCAAGGGACCTCCTAAGTTCTATAACTCAGAG ATCCATTCTGCTGCATTCTGTCTTCCTTCTTTTGTGGATGTTGATCCAAAAAGATATTGA